One stretch of Rhodoferax lithotrophicus DNA includes these proteins:
- a CDS encoding LapA family protein: protein MKHILWLLKWVLKAAIFFTLFAFALNNQQDITVHFFFGNQWRAPQVLVVLSAFSVGVLVGVLGMLPRWIRQHTHKPQAETPTQDGNITTQPPVGTPSYADGI from the coding sequence ATGAAACACATACTGTGGTTGCTTAAGTGGGTACTTAAAGCAGCCATTTTTTTTACCCTTTTCGCTTTTGCGCTGAACAATCAGCAAGACATCACTGTGCACTTTTTCTTTGGCAATCAGTGGCGCGCACCACAAGTATTGGTGGTTCTGTCAGCTTTCAGCGTGGGCGTGCTGGTGGGCGTGTTGGGCATGCTGCCCCGCTGGATTCGCCAACACACCCACAAACCACAGGCGGAAACGCCCACTCAGGACGGCAATATCACCACTCAACCACCCGTGGGTACGCCCAGTTACGCCGATGGAATTTGA
- a CDS encoding integration host factor subunit beta, giving the protein MTRSDLVEELAARFAQLTQRDAEFAVKAILDAMNDALARGHRIEIRGFGSFSVTHRPPRMGRNPRSGESVAIPEKRVPHFKPGKALRQTVDLRTDVMVQSAQT; this is encoded by the coding sequence ATGACCCGCTCCGACCTCGTTGAAGAACTTGCTGCACGCTTTGCGCAGTTGACCCAGCGTGATGCCGAGTTTGCCGTTAAAGCCATTCTGGATGCGATGAACGACGCACTGGCACGTGGACACCGCATTGAAATTCGTGGTTTTGGCAGCTTCTCGGTGACCCACCGACCACCTCGCATGGGGCGTAACCCCCGCAGCGGAGAAAGCGTCGCCATTCCGGAAAAACGCGTTCCCCACTTCAAACCCGGTAAAGCCCTGCGCCAAACCGTTGATCTGCGCACCGATGTCATGGTGCAGTCTGCTCAAACTTAG
- the lapB gene encoding lipopolysaccharide assembly protein LapB, with amino-acid sequence MEFDLSWVLLGLPLAFGLGWMASRFDLRQIRMENRQAPKAYFKGLNFLLNEQQDQAIDAFIEAVQNDPDTSELHFALGNLFRRRGEYERAVRVHEHLLSRGDLSQADRNRAQHALALDFLKAGLLDHAETALLKLEGTSFEAQARLALLANYERSRDWALAAEVAEKLDRADQGSFAPRLAHYLCEQAALLIAQNQWPEAASLLRQATEKSPESARARLDLAKLQDKMGQVNEAWQTLHEALDHTPAAIGLMAQPLADLALRCGRAQETLQLLQTRYASHPGLDLLDAVVTLSNAQSDGELSARDWYARHLEKVPSLVAATKWIAGEKLEHEQFHPQVQRALDHAAKPLLRYRCAACGFEAMQHFWQCPGCQAWDSYPPLRVEEL; translated from the coding sequence ATGGAATTTGATCTAAGCTGGGTCTTGCTGGGGCTCCCCTTGGCATTTGGGTTGGGGTGGATGGCCTCCCGGTTCGATTTGCGTCAAATCAGGATGGAAAACCGGCAAGCGCCCAAAGCCTACTTCAAAGGTCTGAATTTTTTGCTTAATGAGCAACAAGATCAGGCCATTGATGCCTTCATTGAAGCCGTCCAGAACGACCCCGACACCTCCGAACTGCACTTTGCCTTGGGTAACCTGTTTCGCCGCCGGGGCGAATACGAGCGTGCAGTGCGGGTACATGAGCATTTGCTGTCACGCGGCGACCTCAGCCAAGCAGATCGAAATCGGGCTCAACACGCCTTGGCACTCGATTTTTTGAAGGCCGGTTTACTTGACCATGCCGAAACCGCATTACTCAAGCTTGAAGGCACCTCCTTCGAAGCCCAAGCCCGACTCGCCCTGTTGGCCAACTATGAGCGTAGCCGCGACTGGGCGTTGGCCGCAGAAGTGGCCGAAAAGCTGGACCGGGCCGACCAGGGCAGTTTCGCCCCCCGGCTCGCCCATTACCTGTGTGAGCAGGCAGCCCTCTTGATTGCCCAAAACCAGTGGCCCGAAGCGGCATCCTTGCTGCGCCAAGCCACTGAAAAATCGCCTGAATCAGCCCGCGCACGCCTGGATTTGGCCAAGTTGCAAGACAAGATGGGGCAAGTCAACGAAGCTTGGCAGACCCTGCATGAAGCACTGGATCACACCCCCGCAGCCATTGGTTTGATGGCCCAACCGCTGGCGGATTTGGCCCTGCGTTGCGGGCGAGCCCAAGAGACACTTCAACTGCTGCAAACACGCTACGCCAGTCATCCTGGTCTGGATTTGCTGGATGCGGTGGTCACCCTTTCCAACGCTCAATCTGATGGTGAATTGAGCGCCAGAGACTGGTATGCCCGCCACCTTGAAAAAGTGCCGTCCCTGGTGGCTGCCACCAAATGGATCGCCGGTGAAAAGCTGGAGCACGAGCAGTTTCATCCGCAAGTGCAACGCGCCCTGGATCACGCAGCCAAGCCTTTGTTGCGATACCGCTGCGCGGCCTGCGGCTTTGAAGCGATGCAGCATTTCTGGCAATGCCCTGGTTGTCAGGCCTGGGACAGCTACCCCCCGCTACGGGTCGAAGAACTATGA
- the rfaD gene encoding ADP-glyceromanno-heptose 6-epimerase codes for MTRIVVTGAAGFIGSNLIKGLNARGLNDIIAVDDLTQGDKFRNLADLQISDYVDADDFYDDYANGAYGQVEAIFHEGACSDTMEMNGKYMMQNNFATSVKLYQACQKRGARLLYASSAATYGGSDTFREEPAFERPLNVYGYSKLLFDQRMRRECGNEFHRAFAGKTMQVVGFRYFNVYGPREQHKGRMASVAFHQFNQFKAEGKVKLFGEYGGYGAGSQMRDFVFIDDVVAVNLWFFDHPGISGIFNLGTGRAQPFNDVASSTVNALRQLNGQTALPLEQLIAEGLLEYVPFPDALRGKYQCYTQADLSALRAAGCNHAFADVQTGVTSYVKKLAQQS; via the coding sequence ATGACACGAATCGTGGTCACCGGCGCGGCCGGTTTTATTGGCTCCAACCTCATCAAAGGCCTGAACGCGCGTGGCCTGAATGACATCATTGCCGTGGATGACCTGACGCAAGGCGACAAATTCCGCAATCTGGCGGACTTGCAGATCAGCGACTATGTGGATGCCGATGACTTCTACGACGACTATGCCAATGGCGCTTACGGTCAGGTCGAGGCCATTTTTCATGAAGGTGCCTGCAGCGACACCATGGAAATGAATGGCAAGTACATGATGCAAAACAACTTTGCCACCTCGGTCAAGTTGTACCAGGCCTGCCAAAAGCGCGGTGCCCGGCTGCTGTACGCCTCCAGCGCGGCCACCTACGGCGGCTCGGACACCTTCCGCGAAGAACCGGCGTTTGAGCGCCCGCTCAACGTCTATGGTTACTCCAAACTGCTGTTTGACCAACGCATGCGCCGTGAATGCGGCAATGAATTTCACCGTGCCTTTGCCGGCAAAACCATGCAGGTGGTGGGCTTCAGATACTTCAATGTGTACGGCCCGCGTGAACAGCACAAGGGCCGTATGGCCAGTGTGGCGTTTCACCAGTTCAACCAGTTCAAGGCTGAGGGCAAAGTCAAGCTATTTGGTGAATACGGTGGCTACGGTGCAGGTTCCCAGATGCGCGACTTTGTCTTTATTGACGACGTGGTGGCCGTCAACCTGTGGTTCTTTGACCACCCCGGCATTTCCGGCATTTTTAACCTGGGCACCGGGCGCGCCCAGCCCTTCAACGACGTGGCCAGCTCCACCGTCAATGCCTTGCGCCAACTCAATGGCCAGACCGCATTGCCGCTGGAACAACTGATCGCTGAAGGCTTGCTGGAATACGTGCCGTTTCCCGATGCACTGCGTGGCAAATACCAGTGCTACACCCAGGCCGACCTGAGCGCCCTGCGTGCGGCGGGCTGCAACCATGCCTTTGCCGACGTGCAAACCGGTGTGACCAGTTATGTGAAAAAATTGGCTCAACAAAGCTGA
- the rfaE1 gene encoding D-glycero-beta-D-manno-heptose-7-phosphate kinase, translating into MKISKESLHLARVLVVGDVMLDRYWYGAVDRISPEAPVPVVRVTREEERNGGAANVAYNVVTLGAQASLLTVVGDDEASHKLEALVAHTGIQTHFGRDAQLKTTVKLRVIGRQQQLLRMDFENTPQSEILATQTATFTELLPSHQAVLFSDYGKGGLAHVSDMIARAQAAGKPILIDPKGSDYSRYQGADVITPNRAELQQVIGSWASEPELQAKAQNLRQQLKLQAVLLTRSEEGMTLFDAQGSLHVSAQAREVFDVTGAGDTVIATMAALVAAGYSLREALPLANRAGGLVVGKFGTATVSYEELFA; encoded by the coding sequence ATGAAAATATCCAAAGAAAGCCTCCACCTGGCCCGTGTGCTGGTGGTCGGTGATGTCATGCTGGACCGCTACTGGTACGGCGCAGTAGACCGCATCAGCCCAGAGGCCCCGGTGCCGGTGGTGCGTGTCACCCGCGAGGAAGAGCGCAACGGTGGTGCGGCCAACGTGGCCTACAACGTGGTGACGCTGGGGGCACAGGCCTCGCTGCTCACCGTGGTGGGTGACGATGAAGCCAGCCACAAGCTCGAAGCCCTGGTCGCCCACACCGGTATTCAGACCCACTTTGGCCGTGATGCCCAACTGAAAACCACCGTCAAGCTGCGCGTGATTGGCCGCCAGCAGCAATTGCTGCGGATGGACTTCGAGAACACCCCGCAAAGTGAAATTCTGGCGACACAAACCGCCACCTTCACCGAGCTCTTGCCCAGCCACCAGGCGGTGCTGTTTTCTGATTACGGCAAAGGCGGCCTGGCCCATGTGAGCGACATGATTGCGCGCGCTCAGGCGGCCGGTAAACCGATCCTGATCGATCCCAAAGGCTCAGACTACTCGCGTTACCAGGGTGCGGATGTGATCACCCCCAACCGCGCTGAATTGCAGCAAGTCATCGGCTCCTGGGCGAGTGAACCCGAGTTACAAGCCAAAGCGCAAAATTTGCGCCAGCAGCTCAAGTTACAAGCCGTGCTACTGACCCGCAGTGAAGAAGGCATGACCTTGTTTGATGCCCAAGGCTCTTTACATGTGAGCGCCCAGGCCCGCGAGGTGTTTGATGTGACGGGTGCCGGCGACACCGTCATCGCCACCATGGCGGCGCTGGTCGCCGCAGGTTACAGCTTGCGTGAGGCCCTGCCCCTGGCCAACCGAGCCGGTGGTCTGGTGGTGGGTAAATTTGGTACGGCAACCGTTTCTTATGAGGAGTTATTTGCATGA
- the rpsA gene encoding 30S ribosomal protein S1: protein MKPHQNMSESFAALFEESLTRTEMRPGEVITAEVVRIEHSFVVVNAGLKSEAYVPLEEFKNDQGEIEVQVGDFVSVAIGSIENGYGDTILSRDTAKRLASWMSLEKALETGEFVTGQTSGKVKGGLTVLVNGIRAFLPGSLVDTRPTKDLSPYENKTLEFKVIKLDRKRNNVVLSRRAVVEASMGEERSKLMNTLKEGAIVQGTVKNITEYGAFVDLGGIDGLLHITDMAWRRVRHPSEVVTAGQEITAKILKFDTDKNRVSLGLKQMGDDPWMGVNRRYPQGTRMFGKITNIADYGAFVELEPGIEGLVHVSEMDWTNKNVAPSKIVALGDEVEVMVLEIDEDKRRISLGMKQCKANPWQEFAQNTKRGDRVKGPIKSITDFGVFVGLAAGIDGLVHLSDLSWNEAGEAAVREYKKGQEVEAIVLAVDVDRERISLGIKQLDSDPFTTFSSINDKGSVVTGKVKTVDAKGAEIDLGEDIIGYLRASEISRDRVEDARNVLKEGDEVTAVVVNVDRKTRNIQLSIKAKDAADQNEAMANLSQQSARENAGTTSLGALLRAKLDNNN, encoded by the coding sequence ATCAAACCGCATCAAAACATGTCTGAATCTTTTGCCGCCCTATTTGAAGAATCCTTGACACGCACGGAAATGCGTCCAGGCGAAGTGATCACTGCTGAAGTGGTCCGTATCGAGCACAGCTTTGTGGTCGTGAACGCTGGCCTCAAATCTGAAGCCTACGTGCCGCTGGAAGAATTCAAGAACGATCAGGGCGAAATTGAAGTCCAAGTCGGCGACTTCGTGTCTGTGGCCATTGGCTCGATCGAAAACGGCTATGGCGACACCATTCTGAGCCGTGACACCGCCAAGCGTCTGGCTTCCTGGATGAGCCTGGAAAAAGCCCTGGAAACCGGCGAATTTGTCACTGGCCAAACCAGCGGCAAGGTCAAGGGTGGTTTGACCGTGTTGGTCAACGGCATCCGCGCCTTCTTGCCCGGCTCTTTGGTCGACACCCGTCCTACCAAAGACCTGTCTCCGTACGAAAACAAGACCCTGGAATTCAAGGTTATCAAGCTCGACCGCAAGCGCAACAACGTGGTGCTGAGCCGCCGCGCCGTGGTGGAAGCCTCCATGGGCGAAGAGCGCTCCAAGCTGATGAACACCCTGAAAGAAGGCGCGATTGTTCAAGGTACTGTCAAGAACATCACCGAATACGGTGCATTTGTGGATCTGGGCGGCATCGACGGCCTGTTGCACATCACCGACATGGCCTGGCGTCGTGTCCGTCACCCGTCTGAAGTGGTGACCGCTGGCCAGGAAATCACTGCCAAGATCCTGAAATTTGACACCGACAAGAACCGCGTGTCTCTGGGTCTGAAACAAATGGGTGATGATCCCTGGATGGGCGTGAACCGTCGCTACCCCCAAGGTACCCGCATGTTCGGCAAGATCACCAACATCGCCGACTACGGCGCGTTTGTGGAACTGGAACCCGGCATCGAAGGCCTGGTCCACGTGTCCGAAATGGACTGGACCAACAAGAATGTGGCACCTTCCAAGATCGTTGCCCTGGGCGACGAAGTCGAAGTCATGGTTCTGGAAATCGACGAAGACAAACGCCGCATCTCCTTGGGCATGAAGCAATGCAAGGCCAACCCATGGCAAGAATTTGCACAAAACACCAAGCGCGGTGACCGCGTCAAGGGCCCGATCAAATCCATCACCGACTTCGGCGTGTTCGTCGGCTTGGCTGCTGGCATTGACGGCCTGGTGCACTTGTCTGACCTGTCCTGGAACGAAGCTGGCGAAGCCGCTGTGCGCGAGTACAAAAAAGGCCAGGAAGTTGAAGCCATTGTGTTGGCCGTGGACGTGGATCGTGAACGCATCTCCCTGGGCATCAAGCAACTCGACTCCGACCCATTCACCACCTTCTCGTCGATCAACGACAAGGGTTCTGTGGTCACTGGCAAGGTCAAGACCGTGGATGCCAAGGGCGCTGAAATCGACCTGGGTGAAGACATCATCGGCTACCTGCGTGCCTCTGAAATCTCCCGCGACCGCGTGGAAGATGCCCGCAACGTGCTCAAGGAAGGCGACGAAGTGACCGCTGTGGTAGTGAATGTGGATCGCAAGACCCGCAACATCCAGTTGTCCATCAAGGCCAAAGATGCGGCTGACCAAAACGAAGCCATGGCTAATTTGAGCCAGCAGTCTGCCCGCGAAAACGCTGGTACCACCAGCCTGGGTGCGTTGCTGCGCGCCAAGTTGGACAACAATAACTAA
- a CDS encoding ComEA family DNA-binding protein yields the protein MLKKFLTLISLLCAVASVSALEINSASEAELDSIKGIGPGTSSKILDERKKAAFMDWNDLITRVKGIGKKKSADFSKEGITVNGAAYQPAARGNKP from the coding sequence ATGTTGAAAAAATTCCTCACTCTGATCAGCCTGCTGTGCGCTGTGGCCAGCGTGTCGGCGCTGGAGATCAACAGCGCATCCGAGGCCGAACTCGACAGCATCAAAGGCATTGGCCCAGGTACGTCCAGCAAAATTCTGGACGAACGCAAAAAAGCCGCATTCATGGACTGGAACGACCTGATCACCCGCGTCAAAGGCATCGGCAAGAAAAAATCGGCCGACTTCTCCAAGGAAGGGATCACCGTCAATGGTGCTGCGTACCAACCCGCCGCCCGTGGCAACAAGCCCTGA
- the crcB gene encoding fluoride efflux transporter CrcB, producing the protein MLSVIAICIGSSLGALLRWQLGLWLNPGAVIPMGTLAANLLGGYLVGVAVAVFQALPHLDPAWRLAIITGFMGGLTTFSSFSAEVVGMLGQQRYLLGFSTAAMHLFGSLLLTLAGIKTATFFLTANT; encoded by the coding sequence ATGTTGTCGGTGATCGCCATTTGTATCGGCTCCTCTCTCGGAGCCCTGCTGCGCTGGCAATTGGGCCTGTGGCTCAACCCAGGCGCGGTCATTCCCATGGGCACACTGGCGGCCAACCTGCTGGGCGGTTATCTGGTGGGTGTGGCCGTGGCTGTATTTCAGGCTCTGCCACACCTTGACCCTGCCTGGCGTCTGGCCATCATCACAGGTTTTATGGGAGGGCTTACCACGTTTTCCAGCTTCTCAGCCGAAGTGGTCGGCATGCTGGGCCAGCAGCGTTATCTGTTGGGGTTCTCCACCGCCGCAATGCACCTGTTCGGTTCGCTACTTCTCACACTTGCGGGCATCAAAACAGCCACATTTTTCTTGACAGCGAACACCTGA
- a CDS encoding benzoate/H(+) symporter BenE family transporter translates to MQFFKDLSPSAFTAGFVAVLVGFTSSVAIVFQAALAFGATPEQITSWMWALGLGMGLCTLVPSLVLRKPVMVAWSTPGAAVLATAGVAGGFSMAEAVGAFMVCAVLITLCGVTGWFERVMNRLPMAIASGLLAGVLARFGMQAFTAAQTNLPLVLLMLASYLVGKRWLARYAVPMTLLIAIFYVAFGAGFTGSGVQFGLAMPVFTMPQFSVAATVSLALPLFVVTMASQNLPGVAAIVAAGYSHSAAKPGIPVSGMITLTGVATLLLAPFGAFALNFSAITAAICMGHEAHPDPDRRYTAAVSCGVLYVLIGIFGTAITGALTAFPKELIAAIAGLALLGTIGAALSTALRDDFHREAALITFLVTLSGVVIAGVGSAFWGVIAGALALLVQRIGKSHFDLPTR, encoded by the coding sequence ATGCAATTTTTCAAAGACCTTTCCCCCTCAGCCTTCACCGCCGGATTTGTTGCGGTACTGGTGGGTTTCACCAGTTCGGTGGCCATCGTGTTTCAGGCCGCCCTGGCCTTTGGGGCCACGCCTGAGCAGATCACCTCATGGATGTGGGCGCTCGGGCTGGGCATGGGTCTGTGCACCCTGGTGCCTTCGCTGGTGTTGCGCAAACCCGTGATGGTGGCCTGGAGCACGCCGGGTGCTGCCGTGTTGGCCACGGCCGGTGTAGCCGGCGGGTTTTCCATGGCGGAGGCGGTGGGCGCTTTTATGGTCTGCGCGGTGTTGATCACGCTGTGTGGCGTAACCGGCTGGTTTGAGCGGGTCATGAACCGTCTGCCCATGGCCATCGCCTCCGGCTTGCTGGCCGGGGTGTTGGCGCGTTTTGGCATGCAGGCGTTTACCGCCGCACAAACCAATTTGCCGCTGGTGCTGCTGATGCTGGCCAGCTACCTGGTGGGCAAACGCTGGCTGGCGCGTTATGCGGTGCCGATGACCTTGTTGATTGCTATTTTTTACGTAGCTTTTGGCGCAGGTTTTACGGGCTCTGGCGTTCAATTTGGCTTGGCAATGCCGGTGTTCACCATGCCACAGTTCAGCGTGGCGGCCACGGTCAGTCTGGCGCTGCCGCTGTTTGTGGTGACGATGGCTTCACAAAACCTGCCCGGTGTGGCGGCTATTGTGGCGGCGGGCTACAGCCACAGCGCGGCCAAGCCGGGCATACCGGTGTCAGGCATGATCACGCTCACCGGGGTGGCCACCTTGCTGCTGGCCCCGTTTGGTGCATTTGCCTTGAACTTCAGCGCCATCACGGCGGCCATCTGCATGGGGCATGAAGCCCACCCGGACCCGGACCGCCGCTATACCGCCGCGGTCTCCTGTGGCGTGTTGTACGTGCTGATCGGTATCTTTGGCACCGCCATCACCGGGGCGTTGACCGCCTTCCCCAAAGAGCTGATTGCTGCCATTGCCGGGTTGGCCTTGCTGGGCACCATTGGCGCGGCGCTCAGTACCGCTTTGCGTGATGACTTTCACCGTGAGGCGGCGTTGATCACCTTTCTGGTGACCTTGAGCGGCGTGGTGATTGCCGGGGTTGGTTCCGCGTTCTGGGGCGTGATTGCCGGAGCGCTGGCGCTGTTGGTGCAACGCATCGGCAAATCACACTTTGACCTGCCGACCCGATAA